A genomic stretch from Candidatus Lernaella stagnicola includes:
- a CDS encoding thiamine pyrophosphate-dependent enzyme has translation MRENYPRQEIMMSGHLACQGCGGSAAMRHVLKAMGPDTIIVQPACCWTIIGGMFPYSALKVPVFHTAFETSGAALSGIKAALDMKGDTKTQVMAFAGDGGTFDIGLQALSGAAERNEDVIYFCYDNEAYMNTGVQRSGATPDKAWTTTTPANAPKEGPKKNIVQILAGHKVPYIATANVAFPEDLIAKVKKAKEIRGTKFIHILSPCPPGWKIASDMTIEIARLATYTKVFPVYEVFDGERYNINIEPRDIPVFEYLKPQGRFRHLTEQDVEEIQRRVNYEWRTLLHKAMDEYYQ, from the coding sequence ATGAGAGAGAATTATCCGCGGCAAGAGATCATGATGAGCGGTCACCTCGCCTGCCAGGGCTGCGGCGGTTCAGCCGCCATGCGCCATGTCCTCAAGGCGATGGGCCCCGACACCATCATCGTACAACCGGCCTGCTGCTGGACCATCATCGGCGGCATGTTCCCCTACAGCGCCTTGAAGGTGCCCGTCTTCCATACCGCCTTCGAAACCAGCGGCGCCGCCCTCTCGGGCATCAAGGCCGCTCTGGACATGAAGGGCGACACCAAAACGCAGGTGATGGCCTTCGCCGGCGACGGCGGCACCTTCGATATCGGCCTGCAGGCCCTATCCGGCGCGGCCGAACGCAACGAAGATGTCATCTATTTTTGTTACGACAACGAAGCGTACATGAACACGGGCGTCCAGCGCTCCGGCGCCACCCCCGACAAAGCCTGGACAACCACCACTCCGGCCAACGCGCCCAAGGAGGGGCCGAAGAAGAACATCGTCCAGATCCTCGCCGGGCATAAGGTGCCCTACATCGCCACCGCCAACGTGGCCTTCCCCGAAGACCTGATCGCCAAGGTCAAGAAAGCCAAGGAAATCCGCGGCACGAAGTTCATCCATATCCTTTCGCCGTGTCCGCCGGGCTGGAAAATCGCCAGCGACATGACCATCGAGATCGCCCGGCTGGCCACGTACACCAAGGTTTTTCCCGTGTATGAGGTGTTCGACGGCGAGAGATACAACATCAACATCGAACCGCGCGACATTCCCGTCTTCGAGTACCTCAAGCCGCAAGGACGCTTCCGCCACCTGACCGAACAGGACGTGGAAGAGATCCAAAGACGCGTCAACTACGAATGGCGCACGCTTCTGCACAAGGCGATGGACGAGTACTACCAGTAG